From the Sphingomonas aliaeris genome, one window contains:
- the rutD gene encoding pyrimidine utilization protein D, which translates to MAEAGGLYYEEHGSGPPLILSSGLGGSAGYWAPNLSALAEHFRVIAYDHRGTGRSDRTVPRGGTGVAGMAADVVALMDALAIKRADFVGHALGGMIGLETAISAGRIDRLVVINGWVELDAHTQRCFDVRLTLLRDSGAEAFLHAQPLFLYPPDWISSHDAELRAEAAHQLAHFAGAETTRRRIDAVRSYVPDLVRMCDIPALLALATRDDMLVPMQRSLDVAAHVPGARTATFDWGGHACNVTDPDTFNRLVLDFLRS; encoded by the coding sequence TTGGCGGAGGCTGGTGGGCTGTATTACGAGGAGCATGGCAGCGGGCCGCCGCTGATCCTGTCTTCGGGGCTGGGCGGGTCGGCGGGATATTGGGCGCCGAACCTGTCTGCGCTGGCGGAGCATTTCCGCGTCATCGCCTATGATCATCGCGGCACGGGGCGCAGCGACCGCACCGTCCCGAGGGGCGGGACCGGCGTGGCGGGCATGGCGGCGGACGTCGTGGCGCTGATGGATGCCCTCGCGATCAAGCGGGCCGACTTTGTCGGGCATGCGTTGGGCGGGATGATCGGGCTGGAAACGGCGATCTCAGCCGGGCGGATCGACCGGCTCGTCGTCATCAACGGCTGGGTCGAACTGGATGCACATACACAGCGATGTTTCGACGTACGGCTGACGCTGTTGCGCGACAGCGGGGCGGAGGCGTTCCTGCACGCACAGCCTCTATTCCTCTATCCGCCCGACTGGATATCGTCGCACGATGCGGAGTTGCGGGCCGAGGCGGCGCACCAACTGGCGCATTTCGCCGGCGCGGAAACGACCCGGCGCCGCATCGACGCGGTGCGGTCCTACGTGCCCGATCTGGTACGGATGTGCGACATTCCGGCGCTGCTCGCGCTCGCGACGCGCGACGACATGCTCGTGCCGATGCAGCGGTCGCTGGACGTCGCCGCGCACGTACCCGGCGCCAGAACCGCGACGTTCGACTGGGGCGGCCATGCCTGCAATGTCACCGATCCGGACACTTTCAACCGCCTCGTCCTCGATTTCCTCAGGAGCTGA
- a CDS encoding oxygenase MpaB family protein encodes MPLRDHLRSRLVGEVRAIFNDKNRGEQPVQRRDDGLFGPGSAAWTVHGDVTTMMVGGVAALLLQMLHPAVLAGVWDHSEFRKDMLGRLRRTARFIAVTTFGARDDAEAAIERVRSIHTYVSGTLADGTPYRADDPRLLAWVHVTEMTSFLDAWLMYGDPRMSLADQDRYFAETARIARDLGADPVPTTKAEALALIAEMRPELKVDARTREVARIVLTQRAPKLAAQPVQAMTFQAAVDLLPHWAREMHGLHASTLGRPLVSAGTLGLAKTLRWAFHG; translated from the coding sequence ATGCCGTTGCGCGATCATTTGAGGAGCCGGCTCGTCGGGGAAGTCCGGGCGATCTTCAACGACAAAAATCGCGGCGAGCAACCGGTGCAGCGCCGCGACGACGGCCTGTTCGGCCCCGGATCCGCCGCCTGGACGGTGCATGGCGACGTGACGACGATGATGGTCGGCGGCGTCGCGGCATTGCTGTTGCAGATGCTCCACCCGGCGGTGCTGGCCGGCGTCTGGGATCATAGCGAGTTCCGCAAGGACATGCTGGGGCGGCTGCGGCGGACGGCACGCTTCATCGCCGTGACGACGTTCGGTGCGCGTGACGATGCCGAGGCCGCGATCGAGCGGGTGCGATCGATCCACACCTATGTCTCCGGCACGCTGGCCGATGGCACGCCGTATCGCGCCGACGATCCCCGGCTGCTCGCCTGGGTGCATGTGACGGAGATGACGAGCTTTCTCGATGCGTGGCTGATGTATGGCGATCCCAGGATGTCGCTGGCGGATCAGGATCGGTATTTCGCCGAAACCGCACGGATCGCGCGCGATCTGGGGGCGGACCCCGTGCCGACCACCAAGGCCGAGGCGCTGGCGCTGATCGCCGAGATGCGGCCCGAACTGAAAGTGGATGCACGCACGCGGGAAGTGGCCCGCATCGTCCTGACGCAGCGCGCGCCGAAGCTCGCGGCGCAACCCGTACAGGCGATGACGTTCCAGGCGGCAGTCGACCTGTTGCCGCATTGGGCGCGCGAGATGCACGGGCTGCATGCATCGACATTGGGACGGCCATTGGTGTCGGCGGGGACGCTGGGGCTGGCCAAGACGTTGCGCTGGGCGTTCCACGGCTGA
- a CDS encoding ABC transporter permease/substrate-binding protein, which produces MGRVPDLLASHLLLAASALLAGLVISLPLAVWSARNARVGRVALGFASLVQTIPSLALLALFYPLLLSLSTLVGGGIPALGFLPSLLALTLYALLPILRNGVTGLAGIDPAVIEAADGVGMTPAQKLRLVEAPLVAPVLMAGIRTAAVWTIGAATLSTTIGYPSLGDMIFAGLQTQNWALVLAGCVSAAALAMAVDAMLGVIEHGIRHRRHAQVWIAAAVLGAGVLVALTPLWPKSGDDQVVTIGAKNFSEQYILARLIGHRLERAGYRVQYREGLGSAVIFGALKSGDTDVYVDYSGTIWANEMHRKDVPQRAPMLAQIGEWASKTSGVKQLGALGFENAYAFAMRGDDAKARKIASLDDLVAAAPTLNLASDLEFLERPEWAAVQRSYPLRFKSARAYAPTFMYRALDSRQADVISAFSSDGRIAAQKLTVLTDPRRAIPGYDAILLIAPKRSGDERFNAALRPLIGRIPVEAMREANYMVDRDTDKATPEQAARWLEERLGLR; this is translated from the coding sequence ATGGGCCGCGTGCCCGATCTGCTGGCGTCGCACCTGTTGCTGGCGGCATCGGCGCTGCTGGCGGGACTGGTGATCAGCCTGCCGTTGGCGGTCTGGTCTGCGCGGAATGCCCGCGTCGGGCGGGTCGCGCTCGGTTTCGCGAGCCTGGTCCAGACGATACCGTCGCTCGCGCTGCTCGCGTTATTCTACCCGCTGTTGCTGTCGCTATCGACCCTGGTCGGGGGCGGGATACCTGCTTTGGGGTTCCTGCCGTCGCTGCTCGCGCTGACCTTGTATGCGCTGTTGCCGATCCTGCGCAACGGCGTGACGGGGCTGGCCGGGATCGACCCGGCGGTGATCGAGGCGGCGGACGGGGTGGGCATGACGCCGGCGCAGAAATTGCGGCTGGTGGAGGCGCCATTGGTCGCGCCCGTCCTGATGGCGGGGATCCGGACCGCGGCGGTCTGGACGATCGGCGCGGCAACGTTGTCCACCACCATCGGCTATCCGAGCCTCGGCGACATGATCTTCGCCGGATTGCAGACTCAGAACTGGGCGCTGGTGCTGGCCGGATGCGTGAGCGCGGCGGCGTTGGCGATGGCGGTGGACGCGATGCTCGGCGTGATCGAACACGGCATCCGCCACCGCCGCCACGCGCAGGTCTGGATCGCGGCGGCAGTGCTGGGGGCGGGCGTGCTGGTCGCGCTGACGCCGTTATGGCCGAAGTCGGGTGACGATCAGGTCGTGACGATCGGCGCGAAGAACTTCTCCGAGCAGTATATCCTTGCGCGGTTGATCGGGCACCGACTGGAGCGTGCGGGATACCGGGTGCAGTATCGCGAGGGGCTGGGTTCGGCGGTGATCTTCGGTGCGCTGAAGAGCGGCGATACCGACGTCTATGTCGACTATTCCGGTACGATCTGGGCCAATGAGATGCACCGCAAGGACGTCCCCCAACGCGCGCCGATGCTGGCGCAGATCGGGGAATGGGCGTCAAAGACTTCCGGCGTGAAACAGCTCGGCGCGCTGGGTTTCGAGAATGCCTATGCCTTCGCGATGCGCGGCGACGATGCGAAGGCGCGCAAGATCGCATCGCTGGACGATCTGGTCGCGGCCGCCCCGACGCTGAACCTCGCTTCCGATCTGGAGTTCCTCGAACGGCCCGAATGGGCGGCGGTCCAGCGTTCCTATCCGCTGAGGTTCAAGTCAGCGCGCGCCTATGCGCCGACCTTCATGTACCGCGCGCTCGACAGCCGTCAGGCGGACGTGATCTCGGCATTTTCGTCCGACGGGCGGATCGCCGCGCAGAAATTGACCGTGCTGACCGACCCACGCCGCGCGATCCCGGGCTATGACGCGATCCTGCTCATCGCGCCGAAGCGCTCCGGCGATGAACGGTTCAACGCGGCGTTACGGCCGCTTATCGGACGCATCCCGGTTGAGGCGATGCGCGAGGCTAACTACATGGTGGATCGCGATACCGACAAGGCAACGCCGGAACAGGCCGCGCGCTGGCTCGAGGAACGCCTGGGATTACGCTGA
- a CDS encoding PilZ domain-containing protein, producing the protein MFYQTIPSPQTVPSANVDRREAARASTVLLIGKVNDGMNDNACLVLNLSEYGLMARMSFTPAVGQALEIELRGLPRCTAHVRWVNGMKAGMQFVEKQNLEPVFCQTSDDGQIARAPRFDVTLDAVVRLSGRQFKAKISNISPGGVRLEANVAVEPGQTGQILLPGHQICLFGTVRWVEGNAFGMHFSTPLPLGNLRDCLEG; encoded by the coding sequence ATGTTCTACCAAACAATCCCTTCACCCCAGACCGTACCGTCCGCCAATGTCGACCGCCGCGAAGCTGCGCGCGCCTCGACGGTATTGCTGATCGGAAAGGTCAATGACGGCATGAACGACAATGCCTGTCTCGTGCTCAACCTGTCCGAATACGGACTGATGGCACGGATGAGCTTCACGCCCGCCGTCGGGCAGGCGCTGGAGATCGAGCTTCGCGGCTTGCCCCGGTGCACCGCGCATGTCCGTTGGGTCAACGGCATGAAGGCCGGCATGCAATTCGTAGAAAAGCAGAATCTGGAACCCGTATTCTGCCAGACGAGCGATGACGGGCAAATCGCGCGCGCACCGCGCTTCGACGTCACGCTCGATGCCGTGGTCCGGCTGTCCGGACGCCAGTTCAAGGCGAAGATCTCGAACATCTCCCCCGGCGGCGTCCGGCTGGAGGCAAACGTCGCGGTCGAACCCGGACAGACCGGACAGATCCTGCTGCCCGGTCACCAGATATGCCTGTTCGGCACCGTCCGCTGGGTCGAGGGCAACGCATTCGGCATGCACTTTTCGACCCCGCTGCCCCTCGGCAACCTGCGCGATTGCCTGGAAGGGTAG
- a CDS encoding ATP-binding cassette domain-containing protein, translating to MSQDSPGPAVAFADVTKRYGDAVAVDAVSVAIAPGSFVALVGSSGSGKSTLLKMINRLVEPSGGRVTIGDEDVTQAEPYLLRRRIGYVFQNIGLFPHMNVAENIAIGLRIAGDASGADGASARVTELLELVDLPAAFARRMPGELSGGQRQRVGVARALAPAPGLMLMDEPFGALDPVTRDQLGTSIRALHDRLGLTTIMVTHDMAEALLIADRVLVMERGRIVADETPRDLIAGKGGAAADALVAVPREQSRRLRDLES from the coding sequence ATGTCACAGGATTCCCCCGGCCCCGCCGTCGCCTTTGCCGATGTGACGAAGCGGTACGGCGATGCGGTCGCGGTGGATGCCGTGTCGGTCGCGATCGCACCAGGCAGCTTCGTCGCGTTGGTCGGATCGTCGGGATCGGGCAAATCGACTTTGCTCAAGATGATCAACCGGCTGGTCGAGCCGAGCGGCGGCCGGGTGACGATAGGCGACGAGGACGTCACGCAGGCCGAGCCATACCTGCTGCGTCGGCGGATCGGCTATGTGTTCCAGAATATCGGGCTGTTCCCGCACATGAACGTCGCCGAGAACATCGCGATCGGATTGCGGATCGCGGGGGATGCATCCGGGGCGGACGGCGCCAGCGCGCGGGTGACGGAATTGCTCGAACTGGTCGACCTGCCCGCCGCGTTCGCCCGGCGGATGCCCGGCGAGCTGTCCGGCGGGCAGCGGCAGCGGGTCGGCGTGGCGCGCGCGCTGGCGCCAGCGCCCGGGCTGATGCTGATGGACGAACCGTTCGGCGCGCTCGACCCGGTGACGCGCGATCAACTCGGCACCAGCATCCGGGCGCTGCACGACCGGCTTGGGCTGACGACGATCATGGTGACGCACGACATGGCGGAGGCGCTGCTGATCGCGGACCGAGTGCTGGTGATGGAACGCGGGCGGATCGTGGCGGATGAAACCCCGCGCGACCTGATCGCGGGCAAGGGCGGCGCGGCGGCGGATGCGCTAGTCGCGGTGCCGCGGGAGCAGAGCCGTCGCTTGAGGGATCTGGAATCGTGA
- the rutB gene encoding pyrimidine utilization protein B, producing the protein MTMTVTTAGADTARSGVTMMARPEPLRMAPEETAVVVIDMQNAYASPGGYVDLAGFDIAGAAAAIERVGMVLDTARKAGVQIVYLQNGWDAEYQEAGGPGSPNWHKSNALKTMRARPELHGQLLARGTWDYEIVDALAPQAGDLRVHKTRYSAFFNSQLDSVLRSRGIRNIVFVGIATNVCVESTLRDGFHLEYFGVMLEDATHHLGPPMMQEATVYNIEKFFGWVSTVADFCGSFGQVPKD; encoded by the coding sequence ATGACGATGACCGTAACCACCGCTGGCGCCGATACCGCGCGATCCGGCGTGACGATGATGGCCCGGCCCGAGCCTTTGCGCATGGCGCCCGAAGAGACGGCGGTCGTCGTGATCGACATGCAGAACGCCTATGCCTCGCCCGGCGGCTATGTCGATCTGGCGGGGTTCGACATTGCGGGGGCGGCGGCGGCGATCGAGCGGGTCGGCATGGTGCTGGATACCGCGCGCAAGGCCGGGGTGCAGATCGTGTACCTCCAGAACGGCTGGGATGCGGAATATCAGGAAGCGGGCGGCCCCGGTTCGCCCAATTGGCACAAGTCGAACGCGCTGAAGACGATGCGCGCGCGGCCCGAACTGCACGGTCAGTTGCTGGCGCGCGGGACGTGGGATTACGAGATCGTCGATGCGCTGGCGCCGCAAGCGGGCGACCTGCGCGTGCACAAGACGCGCTATTCGGCATTCTTCAATTCGCAACTGGACAGCGTGCTTCGGTCGCGCGGCATCCGGAATATCGTGTTCGTCGGGATCGCGACGAACGTCTGCGTCGAAAGCACGCTGCGCGACGGCTTCCACCTCGAATATTTCGGCGTGATGCTGGAGGATGCGACGCATCATCTGGGACCGCCGATGATGCAGGAAGCGACGGTCTACAATATCGAGAAGTTCTTCGGCTGGGTTTCGACCGTGGCCGATTTCTGCGGGTCTTTCGGGCAGGTGCCCAAGGACTGA
- the rutC gene encoding pyrimidine utilization protein C, with translation MPFEPINPPQFPTPIAPYSAGAKAGNTVYVSGVLALGEGGTVLHVGDAAAQTRHILDVIKITLEAGGATLEDVAMNHIFLKDLADYAAFNAVYAEYFPGAKPARYCIKCDLVKPDCLVEIASVAHIG, from the coding sequence ATGCCGTTCGAACCGATCAATCCGCCGCAATTCCCAACGCCGATCGCGCCCTATTCCGCCGGGGCGAAGGCGGGCAATACGGTCTATGTTTCGGGTGTGCTGGCGCTGGGCGAAGGCGGCACGGTGTTGCATGTCGGCGATGCCGCAGCACAGACGCGCCACATATTGGACGTCATCAAGATCACGCTGGAGGCGGGCGGCGCGACGCTGGAGGATGTGGCGATGAACCATATCTTCCTGAAGGATCTGGCCGATTATGCCGCGTTCAACGCGGTCTATGCCGAGTATTTTCCGGGCGCGAAGCCGGCGCGCTATTGCATCAAATGCGATCTGGTGAAGCCCGATTGCCTGGTCGAGATCGCTTCCGTGGCGCATATCGGTTGA
- the rutA gene encoding pyrimidine utilization protein A has protein sequence MQVGVFVPINNNGWLISENAPQYKPSFDLNKQIAQSAEKHGLDFLLSMIKLRGFGGKTEFWEYGLESFTLMAGLAAVTERIKIYATCPTLIIPPAFAARMCNTIDSISHGRFGLNLITGWQRPEYSQMGLWPGDEHFRNRYKMLDEYAQILRECWETGGSDLKGEYYQMDDCRVKPQPTGDMKIICAGSSEEGLAFSAKWADYAFCLGKGVNTPTAFSSNNDKLAAATAKTGRDVSIFVLVMVIAAETDEEAMAKWKSYNDGVDLEAIAWLADQGAVDKHNKDTNVRQLAAPEGAVNINMGTLVGSYESVARMLDEMAAVPNTGGVLLTFDDFVEGVEAFGTRIQPLMKCREHITAAE, from the coding sequence ATGCAAGTCGGTGTTTTCGTCCCCATCAACAACAATGGCTGGCTGATCAGCGAAAACGCACCGCAATATAAGCCGAGCTTCGACCTCAACAAACAGATCGCGCAGTCGGCGGAGAAGCACGGCCTGGATTTCCTGCTGTCGATGATCAAGCTGCGCGGTTTTGGCGGGAAGACCGAATTTTGGGAATATGGACTGGAAAGCTTCACGCTGATGGCCGGGCTGGCCGCGGTGACCGAGCGGATCAAGATCTACGCCACTTGCCCCACGCTGATCATCCCCCCGGCCTTTGCCGCGCGGATGTGTAACACGATCGATTCGATCAGCCACGGCCGGTTCGGTTTGAACCTGATCACGGGGTGGCAGCGACCGGAATATAGCCAGATGGGTTTGTGGCCGGGGGACGAGCATTTCCGCAACCGCTACAAGATGCTCGACGAATATGCCCAGATCCTGCGCGAATGCTGGGAGACGGGCGGCTCCGATCTGAAGGGCGAATACTATCAGATGGACGACTGCCGCGTGAAGCCGCAGCCGACCGGCGACATGAAGATCATCTGCGCGGGGTCGTCCGAAGAGGGGCTGGCCTTCTCCGCGAAGTGGGCGGATTACGCCTTCTGTCTGGGCAAGGGCGTCAACACGCCGACCGCCTTTTCATCGAACAACGACAAGCTGGCCGCCGCGACCGCGAAGACCGGTCGCGACGTGTCGATCTTCGTCCTCGTCATGGTCATCGCCGCCGAGACGGACGAAGAAGCGATGGCGAAGTGGAAATCCTACAATGACGGCGTCGATCTGGAGGCGATCGCCTGGCTCGCGGATCAGGGCGCGGTGGACAAGCATAACAAGGACACCAACGTCCGGCAGCTTGCCGCGCCCGAAGGTGCGGTCAACATCAACATGGGCACGCTGGTCGGCAGCTACGAAAGCGTCGCGCGGATGCTGGACGAGATGGCCGCAGTGCCGAACACCGGCGGCGTGCTGCTGACGTTCGACGATTTCGTCGAGGGGGTCGAGGCGTTCGGCACGCGGATCCAGCCGCTGATGAAATGCCGGGAGCATATCACAGCGGCGGAATGA